A genomic stretch from Candidatus Methylomirabilota bacterium includes:
- a CDS encoding enoyl-CoA hydratase-related protein, producing MAKVLVRDDGPVRVLTLNRPEVHNCVDGETATHLAEAIQAFAADAGAHVLVITGAGQKAFCSGADLKNLTSLLGHDWVERAGPMGFARLDPGKPTLAAVNGYCFAGGLELAAWCDFRIAAANAEFGALNRRWGVPFADGGTLRFARIVGQGNALWLVETGVRIDAQRALAIGLVQEVVATGQALARALEVARRVAEYPQASLRADRTATLATWGLSLAEGLRLEAETCLPTAGDPEMAKGLARFTGPDRPEAPRPT from the coding sequence ATGGCGAAGGTCCTGGTGCGCGACGACGGTCCGGTGCGGGTCCTCACCCTGAACCGCCCGGAGGTCCACAACTGCGTCGACGGCGAGACCGCCACGCATCTCGCCGAGGCGATCCAGGCGTTCGCAGCGGACGCGGGGGCGCACGTCCTCGTCATCACCGGCGCCGGCCAGAAGGCCTTCTGCTCCGGCGCCGACCTCAAGAACCTCACGTCGCTCCTCGGGCACGACTGGGTCGAGCGGGCGGGACCGATGGGGTTCGCGCGCCTGGACCCGGGAAAGCCCACGCTGGCCGCCGTCAACGGCTACTGCTTCGCGGGCGGCCTCGAGCTGGCGGCCTGGTGCGACTTCCGGATCGCGGCGGCCAACGCCGAGTTCGGCGCCCTCAACCGCCGCTGGGGTGTGCCCTTCGCCGACGGCGGAACCCTGCGCTTCGCGCGCATCGTGGGTCAGGGGAACGCGCTCTGGCTCGTCGAGACGGGAGTCCGGATCGACGCCCAGCGGGCGCTCGCCATCGGCCTCGTCCAGGAGGTGGTGGCGACCGGCCAGGCGCTCGCGCGCGCCCTGGAGGTCGCGCGCCGGGTCGCGGAGTATCCGCAGGCGAGCCTGCGGGCCGACCGGACCGCCACCCTCGCGACCTGGGGCCTGTCGCTTGCCGAGGGGCTCCGGCTCGAGGCCGAGACGTGCCTGCCCACGGCCGGCGATCCCGAGATGGCGAAGGGCCTCGCGCGCTTCACCGGGCCCGATCGGCCGGAGGCGCCCCGGCCGACATAG